From Selenomonas ruminantium AC2024, a single genomic window includes:
- a CDS encoding YihY/virulence factor BrkB family protein encodes MDKLVQSLLKRLTPLWETLYFFYQRFTDYHRIASWFDMASGTTYYFLLGFLPFLVFTVNLMLFVMAAQVDAIYGVAAHYLPERMAGPLMSDITRIMASRSSLWMWVTGLFSLYSFVQGLVILTRATDSLDYAQTENIARDNRHNVLVYAKGIIFTFGLMVVIFLSLGLPVFGNSLVYYLNESSHFPAFFLWLWNFLRVFLPFVVLVVWLTFFYIFAPHSYTPPFRQALITALLVTCLWLAVTGIYGWFMTLIPSMGIAYGSLFGLFALFVWFKFIVSFIIYGIEFLMALNEIELRRKIAALQAKQAK; translated from the coding sequence ATGGATAAATTGGTGCAGAGCCTGTTAAAGCGGCTTACGCCTCTTTGGGAGACGCTTTATTTCTTCTACCAACGCTTTACGGATTACCACCGCATTGCCAGCTGGTTTGATATGGCTTCGGGAACGACGTATTATTTCCTGTTGGGCTTTCTGCCCTTTCTGGTGTTTACGGTCAATCTGATGCTGTTTGTCATGGCTGCGCAGGTGGATGCCATTTACGGTGTGGCCGCGCATTATCTGCCGGAGCGGATGGCGGGGCCGTTGATGAGCGACATCACCCGCATTATGGCCAGCCGCAGTTCCCTGTGGATGTGGGTGACGGGCCTTTTCTCTCTGTACAGTTTTGTGCAGGGGCTCGTGATTCTGACGCGGGCTACGGACAGTCTGGATTATGCGCAGACGGAAAACATAGCGCGGGATAACCGCCACAATGTTTTGGTCTATGCCAAGGGCATTATCTTTACCTTTGGCCTCATGGTGGTGATTTTCCTTTCTTTGGGGCTGCCGGTCTTTGGCAATTCGCTGGTGTATTATCTGAATGAAAGCAGCCACTTCCCCGCCTTTTTCCTCTGGCTGTGGAATTTCCTGCGGGTTTTCCTGCCGTTTGTGGTGCTCGTGGTGTGGCTGACCTTCTTCTATATCTTTGCCCCCCACTCCTACACGCCGCCCTTCCGGCAGGCATTAATCACGGCTCTGCTGGTCACTTGCTTGTGGCTGGCGGTTACAGGGATTTACGGCTGGTTTATGACCCTTATTCCAAGCATGGGCATTGCCTATGGTTCCCTCTTTGGGCTCTTTGCCCTGTTCGTGTGGTTTAAGTTTATCGTCAGCTTTATCATCTATGGCATTGAGTTTCTCATGGCCCTAAATGAAATCGAATTGCGGCGTAAGATTGCCGCCCTTCAGGCCAAGCAGGCGAAATAA
- a CDS encoding MBL fold metallo-hydrolase gives MILQVTVTEYLPTNVYFYIDEESKHGFIIDPGAEAAKLKKVAEERGFVIEKILLTHGHFDHIAAVNELQAAWGAEIIMQENGKNYAENPNWNLSNQLRKEIILHYVTYLPHNAVITLKDNPDHKLQLIHCPGHTSDGCAFYSEKDGIAFVGDCIFRESYGRTDLPGGDEETLLSHITDRLLTLPQETILLSAHSEETTVEHERKMPWYAGRLK, from the coding sequence ATGATTTTGCAGGTTACCGTCACGGAATATCTTCCCACCAATGTTTACTTCTACATTGACGAGGAAAGCAAGCATGGCTTCATTATCGACCCGGGCGCCGAAGCCGCCAAACTCAAAAAAGTTGCGGAGGAGCGGGGCTTTGTCATTGAAAAAATCCTGCTGACTCACGGCCACTTTGACCATATCGCTGCAGTAAACGAATTGCAGGCAGCCTGGGGCGCCGAGATCATTATGCAGGAGAACGGCAAGAACTACGCGGAAAATCCCAACTGGAACCTTTCGAACCAACTGCGGAAGGAAATCATCCTCCATTATGTCACGTACCTGCCTCACAACGCAGTAATCACCTTAAAGGACAATCCTGACCACAAGCTGCAGCTCATCCATTGTCCCGGCCATACCTCCGACGGCTGTGCCTTCTACAGCGAAAAGGACGGCATCGCCTTTGTAGGGGATTGTATCTTCCGCGAAAGTTACGGCCGCACCGATTTGCCCGGCGGAGATGAAGAAACCCTGCTGAGCCATATCACGGACCGCCTGCTGACCCTGCCACAGGAAACCATCCTGCTGAGCGCTCACTCGGAAGAAACCACCGTGGAACATGAACGCAAAATGCCCTGGTACGCCGGGCGCCTCAAATAA
- a CDS encoding lysophospholipid acyltransferase family protein, with protein sequence MLYSLLQLIFSIFFKLFFRAEIYGRENMPKDGAVILAANHMSNWDPPFVATFLHRPVSYMAKIELFKNPIFGRAITACHAFPVKRGAADRGAIKAAMQVLKEGRCLGLFPEGTRSRTGKLGKAEAGVGLIAAMSKAPIVPAAIIGTDKIFAGGEHFPKLKVIYGEPMKFEGDHKDKEALEAFSQSIMDKIAAMKAEYQD encoded by the coding sequence ATGTTATATAGTCTGTTACAGCTGATTTTCAGCATTTTCTTCAAACTCTTTTTCCGTGCCGAAATCTACGGCCGGGAGAATATGCCCAAAGACGGCGCCGTGATTCTGGCCGCCAACCACATGAGCAACTGGGACCCGCCCTTTGTCGCCACCTTCCTGCACCGTCCGGTAAGCTACATGGCCAAGATTGAACTCTTCAAGAATCCCATCTTTGGCCGGGCCATTACCGCCTGCCATGCCTTCCCCGTAAAGCGGGGAGCTGCTGACCGTGGCGCCATCAAAGCCGCCATGCAGGTGCTTAAAGAGGGCCGCTGCCTCGGCCTGTTCCCGGAAGGCACCCGCAGCCGAACCGGAAAACTCGGCAAAGCCGAAGCTGGTGTTGGCCTTATCGCTGCCATGAGCAAAGCGCCCATCGTGCCGGCTGCCATCATCGGCACCGATAAGATTTTTGCAGGTGGAGAACATTTCCCGAAGCTCAAAGTTATCTACGGCGAACCCATGAAATTTGAAGGCGACCATAAAGACAAAGAAGCTCTGGAAGCATTTTCCCAGAGCATTATGGATAAAATCGCCGCCATGAAAGCTGAATATCAGGATTAA
- the cmk gene encoding (d)CMP kinase: MKNLVVAIDGPAGAGKSTVAQLAAKKLGYTYIDTGAMYRAVAWKTLQQKKEVTDELILEVVKDIDVDLQYKDGKTTVAVDGTDVTGEIRTPEVSAIVSQVAALGPVREKMVDLQRKMGERGSVLMDGRDIATNVLPNADVKIFLTASIEERARRRHKELTEKGYTIDMEQMKADIAARDKADSEREISPLVQAEDATLLDTTGLSIDEVVERILSMCK; this comes from the coding sequence ATGAAAAACTTAGTAGTAGCAATCGACGGCCCTGCCGGAGCAGGCAAAAGCACCGTGGCACAGTTAGCCGCCAAGAAACTCGGCTATACCTATATCGACACCGGTGCCATGTACCGCGCTGTAGCCTGGAAAACCCTGCAGCAGAAGAAAGAAGTAACCGACGAGCTGATTCTCGAAGTGGTCAAGGATATTGATGTAGACCTGCAGTACAAGGACGGCAAAACCACCGTTGCCGTTGACGGCACAGATGTGACGGGCGAAATCCGCACGCCGGAAGTCAGCGCTATCGTGTCCCAGGTCGCTGCCCTCGGCCCTGTCCGCGAAAAGATGGTAGACCTGCAGCGCAAGATGGGTGAGCGGGGCAGCGTGCTCATGGATGGCCGTGATATCGCCACCAACGTCCTGCCCAATGCAGATGTCAAGATTTTCCTGACCGCCTCCATTGAAGAACGTGCCCGCCGCCGCCACAAAGAGCTCACGGAAAAAGGCTATACCATCGATATGGAACAGATGAAAGCCGATATCGCCGCCCGCGACAAAGCCGACAGCGAACGCGAAATCAGCCCGCTGGTACAGGCTGAAGATGCCACGCTGCTCGACACCACGGGCCTGTCCATTGACGAAGTAGTAGAGCGCATCCTCTCCATGTGCAAATAA
- the aroA gene encoding 3-phosphoshikimate 1-carboxyvinyltransferase encodes MEKIQIEKARQGLQGEIVIPGDKSISHRSVMFSALGDTPVRIKNFLHAQDCMSTAACMEALGAKVEFISDTELIVTGNGLHGLKEPATILDAGNSGTTLRLLMGILAAQPFLSTFTGDASLHKRPMGRVIKPLSQMGAQIYGRENNAKLPITVVPAQKKLHGMHYDSPVASAQVKSAILLAGMFAEGETTVNEPFVSRDHTEQMLAAFGVQLKREGTAVTIQPVEKFTAPQEIEVPGDISSAAYWLVAGSIVPGSKLLLKNVGINPTRTGILDVLKDMGAKITLQNERTSGGEAAADMLVEYSDLKGVTFGAEIMPRLIDEIPIIAVAALCAQGDTVITGAGELRVKETDRLMAIAKEFNKLAPGAVEEREDGLVIHGGAKLQKATAFSYDDHRIAMSLAILGTVGAGVEIENPQCVNISYPEFYQTLEEIQ; translated from the coding sequence ATGGAAAAAATCCAGATTGAAAAAGCCCGTCAGGGCCTGCAAGGCGAAATCGTAATACCCGGTGACAAATCCATTTCCCATCGCAGTGTCATGTTCTCTGCGCTTGGGGATACGCCGGTGCGCATCAAGAACTTCCTGCATGCTCAGGACTGCATGTCCACCGCAGCCTGCATGGAAGCACTCGGCGCAAAAGTCGAATTCATCAGCGACACGGAGCTTATCGTCACGGGTAACGGCCTGCATGGCCTCAAGGAACCGGCAACCATTCTGGATGCGGGCAACTCCGGCACAACCCTGCGCCTCTTGATGGGTATTTTGGCCGCCCAGCCCTTTCTTTCCACCTTCACCGGGGATGCTTCCCTGCACAAGCGCCCCATGGGCCGGGTAATCAAGCCGCTCTCCCAGATGGGCGCGCAGATTTACGGCCGGGAAAACAATGCGAAACTGCCCATCACCGTAGTACCTGCCCAGAAAAAACTTCACGGCATGCACTACGACAGCCCCGTGGCCAGTGCGCAGGTAAAATCGGCTATTTTGCTGGCCGGCATGTTTGCCGAGGGCGAAACGACGGTCAATGAACCCTTTGTATCCCGTGACCATACGGAACAGATGCTCGCGGCCTTCGGTGTGCAGCTCAAGCGTGAAGGCACGGCCGTAACCATCCAGCCCGTAGAAAAGTTCACGGCACCACAGGAAATCGAAGTGCCCGGCGATATTAGTTCTGCCGCTTACTGGCTCGTAGCAGGAAGCATCGTGCCCGGCAGCAAACTGCTCTTAAAGAACGTGGGCATTAATCCCACCCGTACAGGTATTCTCGATGTACTCAAGGACATGGGCGCCAAGATTACCCTGCAGAATGAACGCACAAGCGGTGGGGAAGCCGCAGCGGATATGCTGGTGGAATATAGCGACCTCAAGGGCGTGACTTTCGGTGCTGAAATCATGCCGCGCCTGATTGACGAAATCCCCATTATCGCCGTGGCTGCCCTTTGTGCCCAAGGCGATACCGTGATTACCGGAGCAGGCGAGCTGCGCGTCAAGGAAACCGACCGCCTCATGGCCATTGCCAAGGAATTCAACAAGCTGGCACCCGGCGCTGTGGAAGAACGCGAGGACGGCCTTGTGATTCATGGCGGTGCCAAGCTGCAAAAGGCAACGGCCTTTTCCTATGACGACCACCGCATTGCCATGTCCCTAGCCATCCTTGGCACCGTGGGCGCTGGCGTGGAGATTGAGAATCCCCAGTGCGTCAATATCTCGTATCCCGAATTTTATCAGACTTTGGAGGAAATACAGTAA
- a CDS encoding NAD(P)/FAD-dependent oxidoreductase, with protein MKKIIVIGAGPAGMMAAIKAAENGADVTILEKMKRPGKKMLITGKGRCNITNAATVPEIIKNIHGNGKFLNSSMRAYDNEDVIYFFESQGVPTKVERGQRVFPVSDKAQDVVDAMVHKLHELDVKIETDSPVSEILAHDGEIKAVKLQSGASFKADAVILCTGGASYPGTGSTGDGYKMAQKLGHTLVDIRPSLVPLETEEDWVKSVQGLSLRNVKATLLVDGEKKTDMFGEMMFTHFGVTGPIILSLSRAATEALANDSFVELELNLKPALAEDVLDARLQRDFAKYQRKQLGNAMVDLLPHKLIEPVLDAAFLEMDKPVHQITVEERHRLGHTLQHLPLTITKARPIAEAIVTAGGISVKEINPKTMESKLVKGLYFAGEVVDVDAYTGGYNLQAAFSMGAAAGNWSVWND; from the coding sequence ATGAAAAAAATCATTGTAATCGGTGCCGGCCCCGCAGGCATGATGGCAGCCATCAAGGCGGCGGAGAATGGCGCTGATGTTACCATACTCGAAAAAATGAAGCGCCCCGGCAAGAAGATGCTGATTACCGGCAAGGGCCGCTGCAATATCACCAATGCCGCCACCGTGCCCGAAATCATCAAAAATATCCACGGCAATGGCAAGTTCCTCAACAGCTCCATGCGGGCCTATGACAATGAGGATGTTATCTACTTCTTCGAGTCGCAGGGCGTACCGACCAAGGTGGAACGCGGTCAGAGAGTGTTTCCCGTCAGCGACAAGGCGCAGGATGTCGTAGATGCCATGGTGCATAAGCTCCATGAACTGGACGTCAAAATCGAAACCGACAGCCCTGTCAGCGAGATTCTCGCTCATGATGGGGAAATAAAGGCCGTAAAACTACAGAGCGGTGCCAGCTTCAAAGCCGATGCCGTAATCCTCTGCACCGGCGGGGCATCTTACCCCGGCACCGGCTCCACAGGCGACGGCTATAAGATGGCGCAGAAACTCGGCCATACGCTGGTGGATATCCGCCCGTCACTAGTTCCTCTGGAAACCGAGGAAGATTGGGTAAAATCCGTACAGGGCCTATCTCTGCGCAATGTAAAAGCCACACTCTTGGTAGACGGTGAGAAAAAGACGGATATGTTCGGGGAAATGATGTTTACCCATTTCGGCGTGACCGGCCCCATCATCCTGTCCCTAAGCCGGGCGGCTACCGAGGCACTGGCCAATGATTCCTTTGTGGAACTGGAGCTGAACCTAAAGCCTGCATTAGCAGAAGATGTTTTAGATGCCCGCCTGCAGCGGGATTTTGCCAAGTATCAGCGCAAACAGCTGGGCAATGCCATGGTGGATTTACTGCCGCATAAGCTCATTGAGCCGGTGCTCGATGCGGCTTTCCTCGAAATGGATAAGCCTGTGCATCAGATAACGGTGGAAGAACGCCACCGTTTAGGGCATACCTTGCAACACCTGCCCTTAACCATAACGAAAGCAAGACCGATTGCCGAAGCCATTGTGACGGCAGGCGGGATTTCCGTCAAGGAAATCAATCCCAAGACCATGGAATCCAAACTCGTCAAAGGCTTGTACTTTGCCGGCGAAGTGGTGGATGTGGACGCCTATACCGGCGGCTACAACCTGCAGGCGGCCTTTTCCATGGGCGCGGCCGCTGGCAACTGGAGTGTGTGGAACGATTAA
- a CDS encoding pseudouridine synthase codes for MEERLQKIIAKAGIASRRAAEGLILAGRVTVDGKTITELGGKYDSSHQRICVDGKPLTFAEEKVYFLLNKPKGYLSTAKDERGRRTVLDLLPEVKERVYPLGRLDNNTEGLLLISNDGNLMNGLLHPRYKVNKTYIARVTPIPTENALDKLRQGIQLEDGLTAPAVVKRLDTAEDEAKVEITIHEGRNRQVRRMFAAIGSDVRALKRVKFASLTLTGVKRGHYRPLTNDEVAELYRIAGLEQS; via the coding sequence ATGGAAGAACGCTTGCAAAAAATCATTGCCAAAGCGGGAATTGCTTCCCGGCGGGCGGCAGAGGGGCTTATCCTTGCAGGACGAGTAACTGTTGACGGCAAGACCATCACCGAGCTGGGCGGCAAGTACGACAGCAGCCATCAGCGCATCTGCGTAGACGGCAAGCCCCTGACCTTTGCTGAGGAAAAAGTCTACTTCCTGCTCAATAAGCCCAAAGGCTATCTTTCCACAGCCAAGGACGAGCGCGGACGGCGCACGGTGCTGGACTTATTGCCCGAGGTCAAAGAGCGGGTCTATCCCTTGGGACGCCTAGATAACAACACCGAAGGGCTGCTCCTGATTTCCAATGACGGCAATCTGATGAACGGCCTGCTGCATCCCCGCTACAAGGTCAATAAGACCTATATCGCCAGAGTCACGCCGATTCCCACAGAAAATGCTTTGGACAAATTACGCCAGGGCATTCAGCTCGAAGACGGGCTCACGGCTCCGGCTGTAGTAAAGCGATTGGACACCGCCGAAGATGAAGCCAAGGTGGAAATCACCATCCATGAGGGCCGCAACCGACAGGTACGCCGGATGTTTGCCGCAATCGGCTCTGATGTGCGGGCCTTGAAGCGGGTCAAATTCGCAAGCCTCACCTTAACAGGAGTCAAGCGCGGACACTATCGGCCCTTGACCAACGACGAAGTAGCAGAACTCTATCGTATAGCAGGTTTAGAACAATCATGA
- a CDS encoding D-alanyl-D-alanine carboxypeptidase family protein — protein sequence MRRRIACKAVTAFMLGAAGFMINLPQSPSAFAEVQDKVYVQPERPNIPGLVVSPADPLQKLTARSAIVMDTVTGQILYERDIDARRYPASTTKMMTLIVALEHGKLDDIVTVSKNAEGVEGSTLWLVQGDKIPLGELLTGMMMHSGNDATVAVAEHIAGSVPAFVRMMNDKAEELGANSTHFVNPNGLPDEKHYTTAYDLAKIAAYGYSLPHFEEIVGKQEALYDWVKDPAKKLRNENQMLWLYRGANGVKTGYTDAAGRCLVSAARRDGMQLVAVVLDSYYMWNDSIALLDYGFQNAHPKTLVKKGEVVAKVDVADGRHDELELIAAESLVAVEKTGETAKVERKVEVPREVAAPIKKGDVIGKVVCYYDGKAQGSIYLLAAQDVEYYSFWDNLLKTLRDFWKGLF from the coding sequence TTGAGACGAAGAATCGCCTGTAAAGCAGTCACAGCGTTCATGCTGGGGGCTGCTGGTTTTATGATAAATTTGCCGCAGAGTCCGTCTGCTTTTGCTGAAGTGCAGGATAAGGTCTACGTTCAGCCAGAGCGGCCGAATATTCCAGGACTTGTGGTAAGTCCTGCCGACCCCTTGCAAAAGCTGACGGCCCGTTCTGCCATCGTAATGGATACGGTAACGGGACAGATTCTCTATGAGCGGGATATCGATGCCCGCCGTTATCCGGCCAGCACCACGAAGATGATGACGTTGATTGTGGCCTTGGAGCATGGCAAGCTGGACGATATCGTTACCGTCAGCAAGAATGCCGAAGGTGTGGAAGGTTCCACGCTCTGGCTGGTGCAAGGGGATAAGATTCCTCTGGGCGAGCTTCTGACCGGCATGATGATGCATTCCGGCAATGATGCCACCGTGGCGGTAGCCGAGCATATCGCAGGCAGCGTGCCCGCCTTTGTGCGCATGATGAACGACAAGGCCGAGGAGCTTGGGGCTAACAGCACTCATTTCGTGAACCCCAACGGCCTGCCAGATGAAAAGCATTACACCACAGCTTATGATTTAGCAAAAATCGCGGCCTACGGCTACAGCCTGCCGCATTTCGAGGAAATCGTGGGCAAGCAGGAAGCGCTCTATGACTGGGTAAAAGACCCGGCCAAGAAACTGCGCAATGAGAATCAGATGCTCTGGCTCTATCGCGGGGCTAACGGCGTCAAGACGGGCTACACGGATGCGGCAGGCCGCTGCCTGGTATCCGCCGCCCGCCGGGACGGTATGCAGCTCGTAGCGGTGGTGTTGGACAGCTACTATATGTGGAACGATTCCATTGCCCTGCTCGACTACGGCTTCCAGAATGCCCATCCCAAGACTTTGGTCAAGAAGGGCGAAGTGGTGGCAAAAGTAGATGTGGCCGATGGCCGCCATGATGAATTGGAACTTATCGCCGCTGAATCCTTGGTTGCCGTGGAAAAGACCGGCGAAACGGCCAAGGTGGAGCGCAAGGTGGAAGTACCGCGCGAAGTTGCCGCCCCGATAAAAAAGGGCGATGTCATCGGCAAGGTAGTTTGCTACTATGATGGCAAAGCCCAGGGTTCCATCTATCTTTTGGCCGCTCAGGATGTGGAATATTATTCCTTCTGGGACAATCTCTTAAAAACGCTGCGTGATTTCTGGAAAGGACTGTTCTGA
- a CDS encoding recombinase family protein — protein MARKITTIPATINKFTAAPIASNVKRKVAGYARVSTDTDDQISSYAAQVDYYTKYIKERKDWDFVGIYTDEGVTGTSTKKREGFTRMIKDALAGKIQLIITKSVSRFARNTVDCLTTIRKLKAAGVECYFEKEGIWTLDSAGELLITVLSSISQEEARSISENTTWGQRKSFADGKARVPYKRFLGYDRGEDGNLVVNPEQAKVVKLIYKLFLTGLSYSAIAKKLMEKGIKSPAGKDRWYSNTVQSILTSEKMKGDALLQKKFTVDFLTKKVKKNEGEIPQYYVTGNHEAIIPPATFDLVQAEIERRKNGRGKGGYSGSTIFSNRIKCGACGHWYGSKVWHSNDKYRRVVYQCNNKFAGAKKCSTPHLTEKEIKDAFVKVVNKLLEGKDDMLENIRLVQKQICDTSDLEAESQRLMDEMNVLSDRVQKCISENARIAQDQTDYQKRYDELVSRYETTKASYDRTEKSIKARHAKAERLGAFVKALATQDTSVTKFDEGLWGTIVDFMTVYSKEDISVTFKDGTEIHIG, from the coding sequence GTGGCAAGAAAGATAACGACTATTCCCGCAACGATTAATAAATTTACGGCTGCACCTATCGCCAGCAATGTAAAGCGGAAAGTAGCGGGATATGCTCGTGTCAGTACAGATACGGATGACCAGATATCCAGCTACGCCGCACAAGTCGATTACTATACAAAATACATCAAGGAACGAAAAGACTGGGATTTTGTTGGCATATATACCGATGAAGGTGTGACAGGAACTTCCACGAAAAAGCGCGAAGGATTCACACGCATGATAAAAGACGCTTTAGCGGGAAAAATACAACTTATCATCACAAAATCGGTGTCCAGATTTGCCAGAAATACAGTAGACTGCCTTACAACGATAAGAAAACTAAAAGCTGCCGGGGTTGAATGTTATTTTGAAAAAGAAGGAATTTGGACATTGGACTCTGCCGGGGAATTGCTCATCACGGTTTTAAGCTCTATCAGTCAGGAAGAAGCGCGGAGCATATCGGAGAATACCACCTGGGGGCAGAGAAAAAGCTTCGCTGACGGTAAGGCAAGAGTTCCTTACAAGCGTTTCCTTGGATATGACCGGGGCGAAGATGGCAATCTGGTCGTAAATCCTGAACAGGCCAAGGTTGTGAAGCTCATTTACAAACTTTTCCTTACCGGGTTGTCTTACTCAGCAATCGCCAAAAAACTGATGGAAAAGGGCATAAAATCACCAGCGGGCAAAGATAGATGGTATTCTAATACGGTGCAGAGCATTCTCACTAGCGAAAAAATGAAGGGGGACGCACTACTGCAAAAGAAATTTACCGTGGATTTCCTGACCAAGAAAGTAAAAAAGAATGAAGGGGAGATTCCGCAGTATTATGTGACGGGCAATCACGAAGCAATTATACCGCCAGCGACATTTGATTTGGTACAGGCTGAGATTGAACGACGCAAGAATGGCAGGGGAAAAGGCGGATATAGCGGGTCGACCATATTTTCTAATCGCATCAAGTGTGGAGCATGCGGTCATTGGTATGGTTCCAAGGTTTGGCACAGCAATGATAAATACAGGCGAGTGGTCTACCAGTGTAACAACAAGTTCGCAGGGGCAAAGAAATGCTCCACGCCACATCTGACGGAGAAGGAAATAAAAGATGCTTTCGTCAAGGTGGTGAATAAGCTACTGGAGGGCAAAGATGATATGCTGGAAAATATCCGGCTGGTACAGAAGCAGATATGTGACACGTCAGACCTTGAAGCTGAAAGCCAACGGCTTATGGATGAAATGAATGTTCTATCGGATAGGGTGCAAAAATGCATCAGTGAAAATGCCCGCATAGCCCAAGACCAGACGGACTACCAGAAACGCTATGATGAACTGGTCAGTCGTTATGAGACGACCAAAGCCAGCTATGACAGGACAGAAAAATCCATCAAGGCCCGGCATGCTAAGGCAGAGCGGCTTGGGGCATTCGTCAAAGCATTGGCCACCCAAGACACATCAGTAACGAAGTTTGATGAAGGCTTGTGGGGAACGATTGTGGACTTCATGACCGTATACAGCAAGGAAGATATCAGCGTAACATTCAAGGATGGAACAGAAATTCATATAGGGTAA
- a CDS encoding recombinase family protein: MKKIERIEPKVPQIKRKKRVAAYARVSAESDRLTHSLSAQISYYSELIQNNPEWEYAGVYADSFISGTSINKRSEFQRMVADCEAGKIDIILTKSISRFARNTVDLLSTVRHLKVIGVEVRFEKENIRSMSSSGEIMLSILASIAQEEIINYSENVKWAKRKRFEQGLPNAKFCIYGYKWVGDEMIIVPEEAIIVKRIYQDYLSGKSTAEIACELSSQGIITKRGKRWSGSSVNYILQNVHYTGNLILQKYYVENPLTHKLKKNDGELTRYLAENTHEAIIDKKTFDMVQEEFANRKSRCKINASCFTMKIKCPFCGRSYVYYQYKATSNEYWAHWKKVGICSGSEKINQEDLKRVCAKVLNIEEFNKEVFLKNVDYISVPKRDVLEFHFKNGEIKTEIYRP, from the coding sequence ATGAAGAAGATAGAACGTATAGAGCCAAAGGTTCCGCAGATTAAGCGGAAAAAGCGCGTAGCAGCGTATGCACGGGTATCTGCAGAATCAGACCGACTGACGCATTCACTGTCAGCACAGATTAGCTATTACAGCGAGCTTATTCAGAATAATCCGGAGTGGGAATATGCCGGTGTGTATGCCGACAGTTTTATCTCCGGTACCAGCATCAACAAGCGGTCAGAATTTCAGCGTATGGTGGCTGATTGTGAGGCTGGAAAGATTGATATAATCCTGACCAAGTCCATCAGCCGTTTCGCAAGAAATACGGTTGACCTTCTTTCTACTGTTCGGCATCTCAAAGTCATTGGGGTGGAAGTACGATTTGAAAAGGAGAATATCCGCTCCATGAGCTCGTCCGGCGAGATTATGTTGTCTATCTTGGCAAGTATTGCACAGGAAGAAATCATCAACTACTCGGAAAATGTAAAGTGGGCAAAGCGGAAAAGATTTGAACAGGGACTTCCCAATGCAAAATTCTGTATTTACGGGTACAAATGGGTGGGGGACGAGATGATTATTGTCCCCGAAGAAGCCATTATTGTAAAGCGTATATATCAGGATTATCTTTCTGGTAAGTCGACAGCGGAAATAGCCTGTGAACTTTCCAGCCAAGGTATTATCACCAAGAGAGGCAAGCGATGGAGTGGCAGTAGTGTCAACTACATCCTGCAAAATGTTCACTATACAGGCAATCTGATTCTGCAAAAATATTATGTGGAAAATCCTCTTACACACAAGCTCAAGAAAAACGATGGGGAATTGACCCGTTACCTGGCTGAAAATACACATGAAGCTATCATTGATAAAAAAACATTTGATATGGTACAGGAAGAATTTGCAAATCGTAAGAGTAGATGCAAAATCAATGCATCCTGTTTTACCATGAAAATTAAATGCCCGTTTTGTGGGCGCAGTTATGTTTATTATCAATACAAAGCTACGTCGAATGAATATTGGGCACACTGGAAAAAGGTGGGGATATGTTCTGGGAGCGAAAAAATAAATCAAGAAGATCTCAAGCGAGTATGCGCAAAAGTGTTGAACATAGAAGAATTCAATAAAGAAGTATTCCTAAAAAATGTAGATTATATCAGCGTGCCCAAACGAGATGTTTTGGAATTTCATTTTAAGAATGGAGAAATAAAAACAGAAATATACCGACCGTAG
- a CDS encoding SHOCT domain-containing protein: MSHDLMLKEAKYQSAMQVFRGWLEQGIITQADYAKAEQLMREKYHPLLGTLFSDMALT; the protein is encoded by the coding sequence ATGTCTCATGATTTGATGCTGAAGGAGGCCAAGTATCAGTCAGCCATGCAGGTGTTTCGTGGCTGGTTGGAACAGGGCATTATCACACAGGCGGATTATGCCAAGGCAGAGCAGTTGATGCGCGAAAAATATCATCCGCTGCTCGGTACATTATTCTCGGACATGGCGTTGACTTAG